Proteins from a genomic interval of Papaver somniferum cultivar HN1 chromosome 4, ASM357369v1, whole genome shotgun sequence:
- the LOC113275529 gene encoding phytanoyl-CoA dioxygenase-like: MGITGNLTPQQLDFFNSQGYIVIESFASPEEINGMRDRMNELLDGFDCSVTSIFSTKNQKESTDDHFFESADKVSFFFEEKAFDDEGKLKQSKQLSINKVGHALHEHEPVFKNFCSSGKLLSMLVSLGYKSPAIIQSMYIFKQPGIGGEVVPHQDNSFLYTNPTSCTGLWLALEDATVVNGCLWAIPGSHKNGLVRRFIRDENGVHFDRPSPDYDQKDFVSVEVKAGSLVVIHGDLIHQSFENQSSKSRHALSLHVVDTKDHVWAPDNWLRRRVDPEPLYISS; the protein is encoded by the exons ATGGGAATAACGGGAAATCTCACTCCACAGCAATTGGATTTCTTCAATAGTCAAG gGTATATTGTAATAGAATCATTTGCAAGTCCTGAGGAAATCAATGGGATGAGAGATAGGATGAATGAGTTACTGGATGGATTTGATTGCTCTGTTACCTCCATATTCTCTACCAAAAACcag AAAGAATCGACTGATGATCACTTCTTCGAGAGTGCTGATAAGGTTTCGTTTTTCTTTGAGG AGAAGGCATTTGACGATGAGGGAAAACTAAAGCAGTCAAAGCAGCTCTCTATTAACAAAGTTGGACAtg CTTTGCACGAGCATGAACCAGTGTTCAAAAACTTCTGCAGTTCAGGGAAGTTACTGAGTATGCTAGTCTCACTGGGTTATAAAAGTCCAGCGATCATTCAGTCAATGTACATATTCAAG caaCCAGGTATTGGAGGAGAAGTAGTGCCACATCAAGATAACTCTTTTCTTTATACTAATCCCACTTCGTGCACGGGGTTGTGGTTAGCTTTAGAGGATGCAACAGTTGTTAATGGCTGCCTTTGGGCTATTCCTGGATCTCATAAAA ATGGCCTTGTAAGAAGGTTCATTAGAGATGAGAATGGGGTTCATTTTGATCGTCCCTCACCAGATTATGATCAAAAAGACTTCGTCTCCGTTGAAGTAAAAGCTGGGTCGTTGGTGGTCATTCATGGCGATCTTATACATCAAAG TTTTGAAAATCAATCCTCAAAATCAAGACATGCCCTAAGCTTGCACGTGGTTGATACGAAAGATCATGTATGGGCACCAGATAACTG GCTCAGAAGAAGGGTGGATCCTGAACCTCTTTACATCTCGTCCTGA